One stretch of Miscanthus floridulus cultivar M001 chromosome 18, ASM1932011v1, whole genome shotgun sequence DNA includes these proteins:
- the LOC136523039 gene encoding uncharacterized protein, translated as MRRFPPTEWVMCSTCSGFVFRKRRTSEVVEVVKEAEKMRDLMKAVLRHGPLQEIEPAEATKKQWQDLQTRRRIMMETKRCPTCSGSLLEVCPTCCHSLLQKPGPDEEDKAMVADPGSKAGLKEKKKRSREEGSADPGSKAGLKEKKKRSREEGSELMAVRPSQGMKQRKKIATEDEAMVADARSEQKSKRSREEGKTSSSGLKEKKKAKSDDEEGSGSKKKKAKRSCEMEGSGSKEEVKMEGSGSEMEGSGSKEEAKMEGSGSKEEAKIEDIIKSIGGNRKTKMEIRRLLKKTVEILNQPPVKPQSKEEAKMKDSESAVRNRKTKMVTKRLDKKSIDILRMQPPPKPVIYNTRYVNPHLLDMITAHDEVNCVFHEYLQCHSLIKGYAEYQVEVTDDEDNDHKLV; from the exons ATGCGGAGGTTCCCCCCCACGGAGTGGGTCATGTGTTCCACGTGCTCCGGGTTTGTGTTCAGGAAGAGGCGCACATccgaggtggtggaggtggtgaagGAAGCCGAGAAGATGCGGGACTTGATGAAGGCGGTGCTGCGGCACGGGCCCCTCCAGGAGATAGAGCCGGCTGAGGCGACGAAGAAGCAGTGGCAGGACCTGCAGACGAGGAGGAGGATTATGATGGAGACCAAGAGGTGCCCGACTTGCTCCGGTTCGCTGTTAGAGGTGTGCCCGACTTGCTGCCATTCGCTGTTACAGAAGCCCGGGCCCGATGAGGAAGACAAGGCGATGGTAGCTGACCCCGGATCGAAGGCCGGattgaaggagaagaagaagagatcgAGGGAGGAGGGCAGCGCTGACCCCGGATCGAAGGCTGGattgaaggagaagaagaagagatcgAGGGAGGAGGGCAGCGAGTTGATGGCTGTCCGTCCGTCGCAGGGCATGAAGCAGAGGAAGAAGATTGCGACGGAGGACGAGGCGATGGTGGCAGACGCCAGATCGGAGCAGAAGTCGAAGCGATCGAGGGAGGAGGGCAAGACATCTAGCAGCGGattgaaggagaagaagaaggcgaAGAGTGATGATGAGGAGGGCAGCGGatcaaagaagaagaaggctaAGAGATCGTGCGAG ATGGAGGGCAGTGGATCGAAGGAGGAGGTGAAGATGGAGGGCAGCGGATCAGAGATGGAGGGCAGCGGATCGAAGGAGGAGGCGAAGATGGAGGGCAGCGGAtcgaaggaggaggccaagataGAGGACATCATCAAATCGATTGGCGGAAATAGGAAGACTAAGATGGAGATTAGGAGGTTGCTCAAGAAGACTGTCGAGATTTTGAATCAGCCCCCTGTCAAGCCTCAATCGAAGGAGGAGGCAAAGATGAAGGATAGCGAATCCGCTGTCAGAAATAGGAAGACTAAGATGGTGACTAAGAGGTTGGACAAGAAGTCAATTGATATTTTGAGGATGCAGCCCCCTCCCAAGCCTGTCATCTACAATACGCGTTACGTGAACCCACACTTGCTTGATATGATTACTGCCCATGATGAGGTTAATTGTGTGTTCCATGAGTACTTGCAATGCCATTCCTTGATCAAGGGGTATGCTGAGTACCAGGTGGAGGTCACCGATGACGAAGACAATGACCACAAGTTGGTGTAG